Proteins encoded by one window of Microbacterium testaceum:
- a CDS encoding S-ribosylhomocysteine lyase — MADVESFTLDHTAVLAPYVRLIGTESGPRGDVISNFDLRLVQPNEQEIPTAGLHTIEHLLASLVRDRIDGLIDISPFGCRTGFHVIMWGEPSVGDLVDAITGSLRAIVDDVQWDDVPGTDAFSCGNYRDHSLHTAKEWSKEVLAKGISRDAFERVGV; from the coding sequence ATGGCCGACGTCGAAAGCTTCACCCTCGATCACACCGCCGTCCTGGCGCCCTACGTGCGCCTCATCGGCACCGAGTCGGGCCCGCGAGGTGACGTCATCTCGAATTTCGACCTGCGCCTCGTGCAGCCGAACGAGCAGGAGATCCCCACGGCCGGTCTCCACACGATCGAGCACCTGCTCGCGAGCCTCGTGCGCGACCGGATCGACGGCCTCATCGACATCTCGCCGTTCGGCTGCCGCACGGGCTTCCACGTGATCATGTGGGGAGAGCCCTCGGTGGGCGACCTCGTCGACGCGATCACCGGCTCGCTCCGCGCCATCGTCGACGACGTGCAGTGGGACGACGTCCCCGGAACCGACGCGTTCAGCTGCGGCAACTACCGCGACCACAGCCTGCACACCGCCAAGGAGTGGTCCAAGGAGGTCCTCGCCAAGGGCATCTCGCGCGACGCTTTCGAGCGCGTGGGAGTGTAG
- the serB gene encoding phosphoserine phosphatase SerB, which produces MPATARFLVVLDADSTLIRNEVIELLADEAGRGPEVAAATEAAMRGEVDFATSLRSRVQALTGVPIEAFARAIARIEPTPGVRDLIAAVHERGGIVGVVSGGFHEVLDTVAPELGVDLWRANRLGAVDGTLTGKVEGEIVDATAKADTLRRWAGELGVPLSLTFAIGDGANDLEMMATAGLGLAFNAKPAVRERADLVIGPVDLAQVIALLPR; this is translated from the coding sequence GTGCCTGCGACCGCCCGATTCCTCGTCGTCCTCGACGCCGATTCCACGCTGATCCGCAACGAGGTCATCGAACTCCTCGCCGACGAAGCCGGCCGCGGTCCCGAGGTGGCCGCCGCCACCGAGGCCGCCATGCGCGGTGAGGTCGACTTCGCGACGAGCCTGCGCTCCCGCGTGCAGGCGCTCACCGGCGTGCCCATCGAGGCCTTCGCGCGTGCCATCGCCCGTATCGAGCCCACGCCCGGCGTCCGCGATCTGATCGCCGCCGTCCACGAGCGCGGCGGAATCGTCGGCGTCGTCTCGGGCGGCTTCCACGAAGTCCTCGACACGGTCGCCCCCGAGCTCGGTGTCGACCTCTGGCGTGCGAACAGGCTCGGCGCCGTCGACGGCACCCTCACGGGAAAGGTCGAGGGAGAGATCGTGGATGCCACGGCCAAGGCCGACACGCTCCGTCGCTGGGCGGGAGAACTCGGCGTCCCCCTTTCCCTTACGTTCGCGATCGGCGACGGGGCGAACGACCTCGAGATGATGGCGACCGCGGGACTCGGCCTGGCGTTCAATGCCAAGCCGGCCGTGCGCGAGCGGGCCGATCTGGTGATCGGCCCCGTCGATCTGGCCCAGGTCATCGCGCTGCTCCCCCGCTGA
- a CDS encoding alpha/beta fold hydrolase, whose translation MDVILVPGLWLDASSWDDITPALEAAGHRPHPVTLPGPAVGDLVIDDWVDAAVSEIDRLGENVVLVGHSGGGNVVWGAADRRPAQVARVILVDTIVPHPGAMISEFPVEDGVVPFPGWDFFDGDDVADIDDETRRRTARQVVDVPGRVPTSPITLTDERRFAIPVTILSGQLDAESLRRVLADWGAYAEEVDRIESVEVVTLGSGHWPQFSQPRRFAERLVAAVR comes from the coding sequence ATGGACGTCATTCTGGTTCCCGGTCTCTGGCTCGACGCGTCGTCGTGGGATGACATCACCCCCGCTCTCGAGGCGGCAGGTCACCGTCCGCACCCGGTGACCCTGCCCGGGCCCGCGGTGGGCGACCTCGTGATCGACGACTGGGTCGACGCCGCCGTCAGCGAGATCGACCGTCTCGGCGAGAACGTGGTGCTCGTCGGGCACTCGGGCGGCGGCAACGTCGTGTGGGGCGCGGCGGATCGGCGGCCCGCGCAGGTCGCGCGCGTCATCCTCGTCGACACGATCGTCCCGCACCCGGGCGCGATGATCTCGGAGTTCCCCGTCGAGGACGGAGTCGTGCCCTTCCCCGGGTGGGATTTCTTCGACGGTGACGACGTCGCCGACATCGACGACGAGACACGTCGGCGGACCGCACGGCAGGTCGTCGACGTTCCGGGCCGCGTTCCGACGTCGCCGATCACGTTGACCGACGAGCGGCGGTTCGCGATCCCCGTCACGATCCTGTCAGGGCAGCTCGATGCCGAGTCGCTCCGCCGCGTCCTGGCTGACTGGGGGGCCTACGCCGAAGAGGTCGACCGCATCGAGAGCGTCGAGGTCGTCACGCTCGGCTCCGGCCATTGGCCGCAGTTCTCCCAGCCCCGGAGGTTCGCCGAGAGGCTCGTCGCCGCCGTGCGGTGA
- the fabG gene encoding 3-oxoacyl-ACP reductase FabG, with translation MSQDRVVVVTGGNRGIGRAIAERFVAEGWKVAVTARSGEGPEGTLTVRADVTDAATVDAAFTQVEAELGPIAVVVANAGVTKDTLLLRMSEDDFDSVVNTNLGGAFRVVKRASKGMLKARWGRVILISSVVGLYGSAGQINYAASKSALVGFARSLTRELGGRGITANVVAPGFIETDMTAELPADTQAEYKKNIPAGRFASADEVAGVVTWLAGDDAAYISGAVIPVDGGLGMGH, from the coding sequence ATGTCCCAGGACCGCGTCGTCGTCGTCACCGGAGGAAACCGGGGCATCGGTCGAGCCATCGCCGAGCGTTTCGTCGCCGAGGGGTGGAAGGTCGCCGTGACCGCCCGCTCGGGTGAGGGACCCGAGGGGACGCTGACCGTGCGTGCCGACGTGACCGACGCCGCCACTGTCGACGCCGCTTTCACGCAGGTCGAGGCCGAGCTCGGCCCGATCGCGGTGGTCGTGGCCAACGCCGGGGTCACGAAGGACACCCTGCTGCTGCGCATGAGCGAAGACGACTTCGACAGCGTGGTGAACACGAACCTCGGGGGCGCGTTCCGCGTGGTCAAGCGCGCCTCGAAGGGCATGCTCAAGGCCCGCTGGGGTCGCGTCATCCTCATCTCGAGCGTCGTCGGTCTGTACGGCTCGGCCGGTCAGATCAACTACGCCGCCTCGAAGAGCGCCCTCGTCGGCTTCGCGCGGTCGCTGACCCGCGAGCTCGGAGGTCGCGGGATCACCGCGAACGTGGTGGCTCCGGGCTTCATCGAGACCGACATGACCGCCGAGCTCCCTGCTGACACGCAGGCCGAGTACAAGAAGAACATCCCCGCCGGGCGCTTCGCGTCGGCCGACGAGGTGGCCGGCGTCGTGACCTGGCTCGCCGGCGATGACGCCGCCTACATCTCGGGCGCCGTGATCCCCGTCGACGGCGGCCTGGGCATGGGCCACTGA
- a CDS encoding DUF4190 domain-containing protein yields MSDDRTTDPQHPDDTGSDSTSGGDTSSSPHAPQSDGVPGYDSPAAPATPPSEAAGSSASAPPYGSSTEGAATGAAAPYGTPAPDAPAYGTPAAPAYGTAYGTPAPEAPAYGTPAYGQPTTSTFGQPAYGTPNAGYGYGGGYAAPARTNVLAIISLVASLVGFVLILPVVGSIAGVIMGHISLKQIKDRGERGRGMALAGVIVGYVTLLFVILFVIGISILIASAGTSGSRYGA; encoded by the coding sequence GTGAGCGACGACCGCACCACCGACCCGCAGCATCCCGACGACACCGGGTCCGACAGCACCTCGGGAGGCGACACCTCCTCGTCCCCGCACGCTCCGCAGAGCGACGGCGTCCCCGGGTACGACTCCCCCGCGGCACCGGCGACTCCGCCCTCCGAGGCGGCCGGGTCATCGGCATCCGCTCCGCCCTACGGCTCCTCGACGGAGGGCGCCGCCACCGGCGCCGCCGCTCCCTACGGCACCCCGGCACCGGACGCCCCGGCATACGGCACCCCCGCTGCCCCGGCATACGGCACGGCGTACGGCACGCCCGCACCCGAGGCACCCGCCTACGGAACCCCGGCGTACGGTCAGCCCACGACCTCGACCTTCGGGCAGCCCGCGTACGGCACCCCGAACGCGGGATACGGCTACGGCGGCGGCTACGCCGCCCCCGCGCGCACCAACGTGCTCGCGATCATCTCGCTCGTGGCATCCCTCGTCGGTTTCGTCCTCATCCTCCCGGTGGTCGGATCGATCGCCGGGGTGATCATGGGCCACATCTCGCTCAAGCAGATCAAGGATCGGGGCGAGCGCGGCCGCGGCATGGCGCTCGCCGGCGTCATCGTCGGGTACGTCACGCTGCTGTTCGTCATCCTGTTCGTGATCGGGATCTCGATCCTCATCGCGAGCGCAGGGACCAGCGGCTCGCGCTACGGCGCCTGA